In uncultured Ilyobacter sp., a genomic segment contains:
- a CDS encoding glycosyltransferase family 4 protein — translation MKKILMIGPFPDPVHGMSMANEILFHGLTVKGYKMDHINTALLSKIQSAKDQKKISFEKFFIAIKHLTGELVKLFRNKYDLVYITPGHSFMGFMRYSPYMLSCMIKKTPYILHSHGGQLGHTYKAAGFLKQALLKFFIRKSNGGIVLGESLKWMFQQILPQEKIFICHNGISEDVQSSREDIEKKLNRDKGQLRLLYLSNLMEEKGILDLLKSLRYLEEEKIDFNLDLAGNIEKNLEKSVFSLIDKHKDKVNYLGVVTGEEKRKLLLKNDIFLLPTYYPIEGQPISILEAMANACAIITTNQGGIRDIFKKNINGIECLKKNPSSIFTAIYKTEKKLRKFQKYNYEKAVNSYKADDFVTRIDKIITTTVK, via the coding sequence ATGAAAAAAATACTTATGATCGGGCCCTTTCCTGATCCAGTCCATGGAATGAGTATGGCAAATGAGATCCTTTTCCATGGGCTCACTGTAAAGGGTTATAAAATGGACCATATAAATACCGCTTTACTTTCCAAAATCCAAAGTGCAAAAGATCAAAAAAAAATATCTTTTGAAAAGTTTTTTATAGCAATAAAACATTTGACAGGGGAACTTGTAAAACTTTTTAGAAACAAGTATGACCTAGTCTATATTACTCCCGGTCACAGTTTCATGGGTTTTATGAGATATTCACCCTATATGTTGTCATGTATGATAAAAAAAACTCCTTATATTTTGCACAGCCACGGAGGTCAGCTAGGCCATACCTATAAAGCAGCGGGTTTTTTAAAACAAGCCTTATTAAAATTTTTTATAAGAAAATCAAATGGAGGAATTGTTTTAGGAGAGAGCTTGAAATGGATGTTTCAACAAATACTTCCACAAGAAAAAATTTTTATTTGTCATAATGGTATATCAGAAGACGTACAATCATCTAGAGAAGATATAGAAAAAAAACTAAACCGAGATAAGGGACAGTTAAGACTCCTTTATCTAAGCAATCTCATGGAGGAAAAAGGGATCTTAGATCTTTTAAAGTCTTTAAGATATCTAGAGGAAGAAAAAATAGACTTTAACCTAGATCTAGCTGGAAATATAGAGAAAAATCTTGAAAAATCTGTCTTTTCTCTTATTGATAAACACAAAGATAAAGTAAATTACCTTGGGGTCGTAACTGGAGAGGAAAAGAGAAAATTACTGTTAAAAAATGACATTTTCCTGCTACCAACATATTATCCAATCGAAGGTCAGCCTATCTCCATACTTGAAGCTATGGCAAACGCCTGTGCAATAATTACTACAAATCAGGGTGGAATAAGAGATATTTTTAAAAAAAATATAAACGGAATCGAATGTCTCAAAAAAAACCCATCTTCGATTTTTACTGCCATTTATAAAACTGAAAAAAAATTAAGAAAATTTCAAAAATATAACTATGAAAAGGCCGTAAACAGCTACAAAGCAGATGATTTTGTCACTAGAATAGACAAAATTATAACTACTACTGTTAAATGA
- a CDS encoding GDP-L-fucose synthase yields MNRRIIMELNSKIYLAGHNGLVGSSLLNNLKSKNYKNIITKDFNQLDLRKQDQVEKFFEEEKPEYVFLIAAKVGGIHANNTYPAEFIYDNLMIEANVINSAHKYGVKKLLFLGSACIYPKFAGQPIKEEYLLTGELEPTNKAYAIAKISGIELCKSYRRQYNDDFICAMPTNLYGPKDNFDLKTSHVMPALIRKFHEGKKNGSKEVVVWGTGKPTREFLFVEDLTDALIHLMNNYSEEGHINIGTGIEIELNKLVHLIKKVVGYEGEVVFDTTKPDGTPRRSLDVEKIHATGWRHRIELEEGIREVYKWYLENKD; encoded by the coding sequence ATTAATAGGAGGATAATTATGGAACTAAATTCAAAAATATACCTTGCAGGACACAATGGTTTAGTTGGGTCATCTCTTTTAAATAATTTAAAAAGTAAAAATTATAAAAACATCATCACAAAGGATTTTAACCAACTAGACTTAAGAAAACAGGATCAAGTTGAAAAATTTTTTGAAGAGGAAAAGCCTGAATATGTTTTTTTAATCGCAGCAAAAGTTGGAGGAATTCATGCTAACAATACTTATCCAGCAGAATTTATTTATGACAATCTCATGATAGAGGCCAATGTTATAAATTCAGCACATAAGTATGGAGTTAAAAAATTATTATTTTTGGGAAGTGCCTGCATCTATCCTAAATTTGCAGGACAACCTATAAAAGAAGAATACCTTCTCACCGGTGAACTTGAGCCTACTAATAAAGCTTATGCCATTGCAAAAATTTCTGGAATAGAACTCTGTAAATCCTACAGAAGGCAGTATAACGATGATTTTATATGTGCTATGCCTACAAATCTCTACGGCCCAAAGGACAATTTCGACCTTAAAACTTCTCACGTTATGCCGGCGTTAATAAGAAAATTTCATGAAGGAAAAAAAAATGGAAGTAAAGAAGTGGTTGTTTGGGGTACGGGGAAACCCACCAGAGAGTTTTTATTTGTAGAAGACCTCACCGATGCCCTAATACATCTCATGAACAATTATTCTGAAGAGGGGCATATTAATATAGGTACAGGCATTGAGATAGAATTAAATAAGTTGGTTCATCTTATAAAAAAAGTTGTAGGTTATGAAGGTGAAGTTGTCTTTGATACAACAAAACCTGATGGAACTCCTAGAAGATCTTTAGATGTAGAAAAAATACATGCTACTGGATGGCGACATCGGATAGAGCTAGAAGAGGGAATAAGAGAAGTTTATAAATGGTATCTAGAAAATAAAGATTAA
- the gmd gene encoding GDP-mannose 4,6-dehydratase: MQKKVALITGITGQDGSFLAEFLLDKGYEVHGIMRRSSSFNTKRIEHLYLEEAIEDMRKERNIELYYGDMTDSSNLIRIIQMVQPDEIYNLAAQSHVKVSFEVPEYTADSDAVGTLRVLEAVRLLGMTEKTKIYQASTSELYGKVQEIPQKETTPFYPRSPYAVAKQYGFWITKNYRESYDMFVANGILFNHESERRGETFVTRKITLAAARIAKGYQKKLYLGNLNSLRDWGYAKDYVECMWMILQHDKPEDFVIATGEQHSVREFATLAFHEVGIEIDWRGEGLNEKGFSKETKEVLIEVDPKYFRPAEVETLLGDPTKAKTTLGWNPRKTSFEDLVKIMVEHDLDFVEKDHIIRMSHEEFIKKWNF, encoded by the coding sequence ATGCAAAAAAAGGTTGCACTTATAACTGGAATAACAGGACAAGACGGCTCATTTCTAGCCGAATTTTTACTAGACAAAGGATACGAAGTTCACGGTATAATGAGAAGATCTTCTTCTTTTAATACAAAGAGAATCGAGCACCTCTATCTAGAAGAGGCTATAGAGGACATGCGTAAAGAACGAAATATAGAACTTTACTACGGAGATATGACTGATTCTAGTAACCTTATCAGGATTATACAGATGGTACAGCCTGATGAGATATATAATCTTGCTGCTCAATCTCATGTTAAAGTTTCATTTGAAGTTCCTGAGTATACAGCTGACTCAGATGCAGTAGGAACCCTCAGAGTATTGGAGGCTGTCAGGCTTCTAGGAATGACTGAAAAGACAAAAATCTATCAGGCATCTACATCTGAGCTTTATGGAAAGGTGCAGGAGATACCTCAAAAAGAAACTACTCCATTTTACCCAAGATCTCCTTATGCTGTTGCAAAGCAATATGGTTTTTGGATAACAAAAAATTACAGGGAATCTTATGATATGTTTGTTGCAAACGGTATACTGTTCAACCACGAGTCTGAACGAAGAGGTGAAACCTTTGTAACCAGAAAAATAACCTTAGCTGCTGCCAGAATAGCAAAGGGATATCAGAAAAAACTATATCTTGGAAACCTAAACTCTCTGAGAGACTGGGGATATGCCAAGGATTATGTTGAGTGTATGTGGATGATACTCCAGCACGACAAGCCTGAAGATTTTGTAATAGCCACCGGAGAACAGCACTCAGTTAGAGAGTTTGCAACACTTGCTTTTCATGAAGTTGGTATAGAGATCGATTGGCGTGGAGAAGGATTAAATGAAAAAGGGTTTTCAAAAGAAACCAAGGAAGTTTTGATAGAGGTAGATCCAAAATATTTCCGTCCGGCAGAAGTAGAAACTCTTCTTGGAGATCCAACTAAAGCTAAAACTACTTTAGGATGGAATCCAAGAAAAACTTCATTTGAAGATCTTGTAAAAATAATGGTTGAGCACGATTTAGATTTTGTCGAAAAAGACCATATCATAAGAATGAGTCATGAAGAATTCATTAAAAAATGGAATTTTTAA
- a CDS encoding WcaI family glycosyltransferase: protein MKKIGVIGLNYFPEISSTGLYTTEMCEYLSKHFEVKVITGYPYYPEWKIKEEYNNKNEILEEIVNNVKITRVKQYVPSKVNVFNRLFHYWDFYRKALSVSKKENFDMVMVILPNIFLLNLAIKLKKRSPEMKIWVHVQDFEIDAGLEMMKNIGRIKIIKNSLHFIEKTLFSKFDVVSTISEGMIMKFDSRGASKEKQFLLPNWADVDFIYPIPKSPYREELGIKDNEFVVMYSGNIGKKEDWDILIDTIKKISHEDEIKFVIAGDGNKKEYVHNALKNFKNTILLPLQPKSRLNDFLNLADLHILPQKKNEVDSFMPSKVLGIKATGRPLLCLANKNSSVYLEIYKNDLGYVLDENNYDRCIEKIIEIRSCKLREEKGKKARKHVIENYKYENVMKNLEKKIHNLLLL, encoded by the coding sequence ATGAAAAAAATAGGTGTAATCGGATTAAATTACTTTCCAGAGATTTCCTCCACCGGACTTTACACCACAGAGATGTGTGAGTATCTTTCAAAGCATTTTGAAGTAAAAGTAATCACAGGATATCCTTATTATCCTGAATGGAAAATAAAAGAAGAATATAATAATAAAAATGAAATTTTAGAAGAAATCGTAAACAATGTGAAAATAACCAGGGTTAAGCAATATGTCCCTTCAAAGGTCAATGTTTTTAATCGACTTTTTCATTATTGGGACTTTTATCGTAAGGCTTTGTCTGTGAGCAAAAAAGAGAATTTTGATATGGTTATGGTAATCCTCCCCAATATCTTTTTACTTAATTTAGCTATAAAGCTTAAAAAAAGATCCCCTGAGATGAAAATTTGGGTACATGTCCAGGATTTTGAAATCGACGCTGGACTTGAAATGATGAAAAATATTGGAAGAATTAAGATTATTAAAAATTCCCTTCACTTTATTGAAAAAACTCTTTTTTCAAAATTTGATGTTGTGAGTACAATAAGCGAGGGAATGATTATGAAATTTGATAGTAGAGGTGCTTCAAAGGAAAAACAATTTCTTTTACCCAACTGGGCCGATGTGGATTTTATCTATCCCATTCCCAAAAGTCCCTACAGGGAAGAACTAGGAATTAAAGACAACGAGTTCGTGGTAATGTATTCTGGAAATATAGGGAAAAAAGAGGATTGGGACATTCTTATAGACACAATAAAAAAAATATCTCACGAAGACGAAATAAAGTTTGTCATCGCAGGTGATGGCAACAAGAAAGAGTATGTTCATAATGCTTTAAAAAATTTTAAAAATACAATATTACTTCCCTTACAGCCAAAATCAAGGCTCAATGATTTTTTAAATCTTGCTGATCTTCATATTCTTCCTCAGAAGAAAAATGAAGTGGACAGCTTTATGCCTTCAAAGGTATTGGGAATAAAAGCTACAGGCAGACCTCTCCTTTGTTTGGCAAATAAAAACTCATCAGTCTATCTTGAAATTTATAAAAACGACCTTGGCTATGTCTTAGATGAAAACAACTATGACCGATGTATAGAAAAGATAATAGAGATCCGTAGTTGTAAGCTAAGAGAGGAAAAAGGGAAGAAAGCTAGAAAACATGTAATAGAAAACTACAAATATGAAAATGTGATGAAAAATTTAGAGAAAAAAATTCACAATCTTCTATTATTATAA